A single window of Synechococcus sp. CBW1004 DNA harbors:
- a CDS encoding IS5 family transposase, with protein sequence MNSIPDATTVAFFRERLRNAGVIEELFERFEGHLRAQGLEARGGQIIDATLVPVPKQRNTRAENEAIKQGKLPEGWEDKPNRLRQKDLDARWVKKNGTSHYGYKNSICIDATHGFIRRYAITPANIHDSQMLTHVLDPENSDDFVWADSGYAGVKFEELLELAGYESNIHEKGTRNHPLSKEAKERNKRKRSGVGTPQCVSQSPISPLRGAICSFHV encoded by the coding sequence ATGAACTCGATTCCCGATGCAACCACCGTTGCGTTCTTCCGCGAACGGCTGCGCAATGCCGGCGTCATTGAGGAGCTGTTCGAGCGTTTTGAGGGGCACCTACGAGCCCAAGGGCTGGAAGCTCGTGGTGGACAGATTATCGATGCCACGCTTGTACCTGTGCCGAAGCAGAGAAATACTCGAGCTGAGAACGAAGCCATCAAGCAGGGCAAGCTGCCCGAAGGATGGGAAGACAAGCCAAACCGCTTGCGCCAGAAGGACCTTGACGCCCGCTGGGTGAAGAAGAACGGCACCAGCCACTACGGATATAAGAATAGCATTTGCATCGATGCGACTCATGGCTTCATCCGCAGATACGCAATCACCCCGGCCAACATCCACGACAGTCAGATGCTTACCCACGTTCTCGATCCCGAGAACAGCGATGACTTCGTCTGGGCGGATTCAGGCTATGCAGGAGTGAAGTTTGAGGAGTTACTGGAATTAGCTGGATATGAAAGCAATATCCACGAAAAGGGAACGAGGAATCATCCACTCAGCAAGGAGGCCAAAGAGAGGAATAAGCGTAAGCGTTCAGGGGTCGGGACACCCCAGTGCGTCAGTCAATCTCCGATCTCTCCTCTGAGAGGGGCCATCTGTTCCTTCCACGTGTGA
- a CDS encoding transposase, which produces MGQRGFWDEEKRIQKLRHKKPVLTTLSESIPWESFRSLLEQGYTHERKSNAGRKRIGPLILFKMLVLQQLFNLSDEELDSRSTTGGRSRSSSALE; this is translated from the coding sequence ATGGGCCAGCGCGGATTCTGGGATGAAGAGAAGAGGATCCAAAAGCTTCGCCACAAGAAGCCTGTATTGACGACCCTCTCCGAGTCGATTCCCTGGGAGAGCTTTCGGTCGCTGCTGGAACAGGGATATACCCATGAGCGCAAGAGCAATGCCGGCAGGAAAAGGATCGGCCCCCTTATCCTCTTCAAGATGCTGGTGTTGCAGCAGCTGTTCAACCTCAGTGATGAGGAGCTGGATTCCAGGTCAACGACAGGCGGTCGTTCGAGGAGTTCATCGGCCTTGGAGTGA
- a CDS encoding Nramp family divalent metal transporter, producing MRSQRLSWLLRIAGPAYLVAVGYMDPGNWATDLAAGSRYGYALLWVVALSSAMAMLLQSLCCRFGLATGLNLAEACRLHLPRRSRIPLWLLAEVGIVACDLAELVGSAIALQLLLRLPLVWGVVLTGFDTLLVLVLQQQGLRRLEALIIALVALVGACFAVELLLVQPDWSQVAAGLLPRGGFLQDSHQLYLASGILGATVMPHNLYLHTGLRAPRKITPWPGLT from the coding sequence ATGAGGAGTCAACGCCTCAGCTGGTTGCTGCGGATCGCCGGCCCCGCCTATCTGGTGGCTGTGGGCTACATGGATCCGGGCAACTGGGCCACCGACCTGGCGGCAGGGTCGCGCTACGGCTATGCCCTGCTCTGGGTGGTGGCCCTCTCCAGTGCCATGGCGATGCTGCTGCAATCGCTTTGCTGCCGTTTTGGCCTGGCCACCGGCCTGAACCTGGCCGAGGCCTGCCGGCTGCATCTGCCGAGACGCTCGCGCATTCCGCTCTGGCTGTTGGCGGAGGTGGGCATCGTGGCCTGCGATCTGGCCGAACTGGTGGGCAGTGCCATTGCCCTGCAGTTGCTCTTACGACTGCCCCTGGTCTGGGGTGTGGTGCTCACCGGCTTCGACACGCTGCTGGTGCTGGTGTTGCAGCAGCAGGGGCTGCGGCGCCTGGAAGCCCTGATCATCGCCCTGGTGGCCCTGGTGGGTGCCTGCTTTGCGGTCGAGCTGCTCCTGGTGCAGCCCGATTGGAGTCAAGTTGCTGCAGGATTGCTTCCTCGTGGAGGGTTTCTCCAGGACAGCCATCAGCTCTACCTCGCCTCCGGGATCCTGGGCGCCACCGTGATGCCCCACAATCTCTATCTGCACACCGGCTTGAGGGCACCTCGAAAAATCACGCCATGGCCTGGCCTGACCTGA
- a CDS encoding HlyD family efflux transporter periplasmic adaptor subunit, whose translation MPVAGRIVRVLVAPGAAVEAGAPIAEVQSPDAAVVRADADAARATAQSLAYQYRLALPMARQGALSAQELESLSAASPA comes from the coding sequence ATGCCGGTGGCGGGTCGGATCGTGCGCGTGCTGGTGGCACCGGGTGCTGCCGTCGAGGCCGGCGCGCCGATCGCTGAAGTGCAGAGCCCCGATGCAGCCGTGGTGCGCGCCGATGCGGATGCAGCGCGGGCCACGGCTCAGTCGCTGGCCTATCAATACCGCCTGGCCCTGCCCATGGCCCGCCAGGGTGCCCTCTCCGCGCAGGAGCTGGAGAGTCTGTCCGCCGCATCGCCAGCGTGA
- a CDS encoding HlyD family secretion protein, with the protein MTAAAEARAAAAKAMAMGQPDGMGRLLIRTPIQGQIAAVKASPGAVLQAGEEVAQVSDARGSELRFLVSPVLAANLASGQLLRVRAGSRELRARVLAVAPDSGSANRVNVVRAEAVDAPLPPAGTAVTAQWSWGSSPLIGWRSCKVCAAAMCC; encoded by the coding sequence GTGACGGCAGCGGCTGAAGCCCGGGCCGCAGCAGCCAAGGCCATGGCGATGGGCCAGCCCGATGGCATGGGCCGTCTGCTGATCCGCACCCCGATCCAGGGCCAGATCGCGGCTGTCAAGGCCTCACCGGGAGCGGTGCTCCAGGCCGGTGAGGAGGTGGCGCAGGTGAGCGATGCTCGCGGCAGCGAACTCCGCTTTCTGGTGTCGCCGGTGCTGGCCGCCAACCTGGCGAGCGGCCAGCTGCTGCGGGTGCGGGCAGGATCTCGCGAGCTGCGCGCCCGCGTACTGGCCGTGGCTCCAGACAGCGGCAGTGCCAACCGGGTCAACGTGGTGCGTGCCGAGGCCGTCGATGCACCCCTTCCTCCGGCTGGCACGGCGGTGACCGCCCAGTGGTCGTGGGGCAGCAGTCCGCTGATCGGGTGGAGATCCTGCAAGGTCTGCGCAGCAGCGATGTGCTGCTGA
- a CDS encoding alpha/beta fold hydrolase, protein MPFQRIGDLDLFYQQIGSGPDVVMISGLSADHQMWETARLAPDFRVTVFDNRGCGQSSIPEGPYRLEMLARDTLDLCASLGIHKAHLVGHSMGGHIAQIIAAIAADFVDRLVIACSEPIFSVISQLATSQQIALYDCGVPLEVRARNYLPVLFDMPFLKDSERVESYIRSVVSHPHPMTQQGYVAQTEALRVFDTRALLKQIRCPTRIIAAEHDLLTPMAGSEFLCYEIPGAELSVIPDSGHGVFIERPEMFYGLILEFLKGGCGSWR, encoded by the coding sequence ATGCCATTTCAGAGGATTGGAGACCTCGATCTCTTCTACCAGCAAATCGGTAGCGGGCCCGATGTGGTGATGATCTCTGGACTCAGCGCCGATCACCAGATGTGGGAAACAGCGCGATTGGCGCCTGATTTTCGCGTCACCGTCTTCGACAACCGAGGCTGCGGTCAAAGCAGCATTCCCGAGGGGCCCTATCGACTGGAGATGCTGGCCCGCGACACCCTCGACCTGTGCGCAAGCCTCGGCATCCACAAGGCCCATCTCGTGGGCCACTCGATGGGTGGACACATTGCCCAGATCATTGCGGCGATAGCCGCCGATTTTGTAGACCGGCTGGTGATTGCCTGTAGCGAGCCAATATTCTCCGTGATCTCACAGTTGGCGACAAGCCAGCAGATCGCCCTTTACGACTGTGGAGTACCGCTCGAGGTGAGGGCAAGAAACTATCTCCCAGTGCTGTTCGATATGCCCTTTCTCAAGGACAGTGAGAGGGTCGAGAGCTACATCCGATCGGTTGTCAGTCATCCTCATCCCATGACGCAACAGGGCTATGTTGCCCAAACCGAGGCTCTGCGCGTCTTCGACACACGGGCGCTTCTGAAGCAGATCCGTTGCCCTACGCGGATCATCGCCGCGGAGCATGACCTGCTCACCCCGATGGCTGGCTCTGAATTCCTCTGCTATGAAATCCCGGGAGCTGAGCTGAGTGTGATTCCCGATAGCGGCCATGGTGTCTTCATCGAGCGCCCTGAGATGTTTTATGGACTGATCCTGGAGTTCTTGAAGGGCGGATGCGGATCATGGCGTTGA
- a CDS encoding metal ABC transporter solute-binding protein, Zn/Mn family gives MRSPVGLQALFRLTGGLIGVLLLAACGAPRQEPPDAAADRTFKVVTTFLPITLFTRAVAGDCATVTPLIPANTGPHEFQARPADLTTLRQARVLVKNGLELESFLDKLVASAGNSDLAVIDSSRGIDTIDSAEAEAEHGHAHGDEHREDGDHGHAHGAVNPHIWLDPLRAVQQVETIRDGLIKADPSCAEGYKRNAAAYITQLQKLNSEIADQLNPYSGKTFIAFHDVAPYFAQRYGLKAEFLVDVPELNPSPADLQRVAAEVRSTQLKALLSEPQEGRRSFNTLAQDLGVKIVVFDPLETGSLNSAKDPGTYLQVMRQNAAALIQAFGG, from the coding sequence ATGCGTTCTCCTGTCGGGCTCCAGGCCCTGTTCAGGTTGACCGGGGGGCTGATCGGGGTCCTGTTGCTGGCCGCCTGCGGCGCACCACGCCAGGAGCCCCCTGATGCCGCAGCTGACAGGACGTTCAAGGTGGTCACCACCTTCCTGCCGATCACCCTGTTCACCCGGGCCGTCGCCGGGGACTGCGCCACGGTGACCCCCCTCATCCCTGCCAACACAGGGCCCCATGAGTTCCAGGCCAGGCCAGCCGATCTGACGACCTTGCGCCAGGCCCGGGTGCTGGTGAAGAACGGGCTGGAGTTGGAGAGCTTCCTCGACAAGCTGGTGGCCTCCGCCGGCAACAGCGATCTCGCCGTGATTGATTCCAGCCGGGGTATTGACACCATCGACTCGGCGGAAGCCGAAGCGGAGCACGGCCATGCCCATGGCGACGAGCATCGAGAGGATGGTGACCACGGTCATGCCCATGGGGCGGTCAACCCCCACATCTGGCTGGATCCGTTGCGGGCCGTGCAGCAGGTGGAAACCATCCGCGATGGCCTGATCAAGGCGGACCCGAGCTGCGCCGAGGGATACAAGCGCAATGCAGCCGCGTACATCACCCAGCTGCAGAAGCTCAACAGCGAGATCGCCGATCAGCTCAATCCCTACAGCGGCAAGACCTTCATCGCCTTCCACGATGTCGCCCCCTACTTCGCCCAGCGCTATGGCCTGAAGGCCGAATTCCTGGTGGATGTGCCGGAACTGAACCCCAGTCCCGCCGATCTGCAGCGGGTGGCGGCCGAGGTCAGGTCAACGCAGCTCAAGGCTTTGCTGAGCGAACCGCAGGAGGGGCGGCGCTCGTTCAACACCCTGGCCCAGGATCTTGGGGTGAAGATCGTTGTGTTTGACCCGTTGGAAACGGGAAGCCTCAATTCCGCCAAGGATCCGGGAACCTATCTGCAGGTGATGCGACAGAACGCAGCCGCTCTGATTCAGGCCTTCGGTGGTTGA
- a CDS encoding carbonic anhydrase — translation MAEAGNDSDRLDPLSHHEPEERPAAVLTWLQQGHERFLQGHSLHPHSTRERMQAVIEGQHPLAAVLGCADSRVPVELLFDSGFGDLFVVRNAGTMSTTAAIASLEYAVGHLDVPLIVVLGHEGCGAVSAALHPELLLTPSLSQVVGQLRMELLQYGDHRSLEESCRRHTLSAAGNLVHSSVLLTDRLRAGHLAVVAGYYDLHSSRIEWMGDVTPVRYRGAGER, via the coding sequence ATGGCTGAAGCCGGCAATGACTCCGACCGCCTCGATCCGCTCAGCCACCACGAGCCAGAAGAGCGTCCGGCGGCGGTGCTGACCTGGCTGCAGCAGGGTCACGAGCGCTTTCTTCAGGGACATTCCCTGCACCCCCACAGCACACGGGAGCGGATGCAGGCCGTGATCGAGGGGCAGCATCCCCTGGCCGCCGTGCTGGGTTGCGCCGATTCGCGCGTGCCGGTGGAGCTGCTGTTCGACAGCGGCTTCGGGGATCTGTTCGTGGTGCGCAACGCCGGCACGATGAGCACCACAGCCGCGATCGCCTCCCTGGAATACGCGGTCGGGCACCTGGATGTGCCCCTGATCGTCGTGCTGGGGCATGAAGGCTGTGGTGCCGTCTCAGCCGCCCTGCATCCGGAGCTGCTGCTCACCCCGAGCCTGTCGCAGGTGGTCGGTCAGCTGCGGATGGAGCTGCTGCAATACGGCGATCACCGTTCCCTGGAGGAGTCCTGCCGGCGCCACACGCTCAGTGCCGCCGGCAACCTGGTGCATTCCAGCGTGCTGCTCACCGATCGCCTCAGGGCCGGCCATCTGGCCGTGGTGGCGGGCTACTACGATCTGCACAGCAGCCGCATCGAGTGGATGGGTGATGTCACGCCCGTGCGCTATCGCGGGGCCGGCGAGCGCTGA
- a CDS encoding papain-like cysteine protease family protein: MSPSTISTQKFKTNKASAAFNQPITLPVPYLCQRDSATSQGLRMCFSSTCAMAAAFLRPGCLAGAGQLDDRYLALLQRHGDTTVAAAQIRTLQTLGIQAEFRTDGRIEQLIAQLRMGIPVPVGWLHHGPVSAPSGGGHWSLVIGWDPATRTLLMHDPNGEADLVGGGYVSTALGSGKAQRYSERNWGRRWMVEGPGTGWWLELAG, encoded by the coding sequence ATGTCCCCGTCCACGATCTCAACCCAGAAATTCAAGACGAACAAGGCCAGCGCGGCGTTCAACCAGCCGATCACCCTTCCGGTGCCGTACCTGTGCCAGCGCGACAGCGCCACCAGCCAGGGCTTGCGGATGTGCTTCTCCTCCACCTGCGCGATGGCCGCCGCCTTCCTCAGGCCGGGGTGCCTTGCCGGAGCCGGGCAGCTGGATGATCGCTACCTGGCCTTGCTGCAGCGCCATGGGGATACCACCGTTGCAGCTGCCCAGATCCGGACGCTGCAAACTCTGGGGATTCAGGCCGAGTTCCGCACCGATGGCCGCATCGAGCAGCTGATCGCCCAGCTCAGGATGGGGATTCCTGTTCCTGTGGGCTGGCTGCATCACGGTCCGGTGTCGGCTCCCTCGGGTGGCGGCCACTGGAGCCTGGTGATCGGCTGGGATCCGGCCACCCGCACGCTGCTGATGCATGACCCCAACGGCGAGGCCGATCTGGTCGGCGGCGGCTATGTGAGCACTGCGTTGGGTAGTGGCAAGGCTCAGCGCTACTCGGAGCGGAACTGGGGACGGCGCTGGATGGTCGAGGGTCCTGGGACCGGCTGGTGGCTGGAGCTGGCTGGGTGA
- a CDS encoding gamma carbonic anhydrase family protein, with protein sequence MPRAPWPDPQIHPEAWVSEQAVLIGDVRMAAGASLWPTAVARGDVCPITIGGDSNVQDGAVLHGDPGQPVTIGREVTIGHRAVIHGATLNDGCLIGIGAIVLNGVTVGEGALVAAGSVVTKDVPPGALVMGAPAQVKRELSAEAIAGQREHARRYRLLAMVHAGRGHDPGF encoded by the coding sequence ATGCCCCGAGCCCCCTGGCCCGATCCGCAGATCCATCCCGAGGCCTGGGTGTCGGAGCAGGCCGTGCTGATCGGTGATGTGCGCATGGCGGCCGGAGCCAGCCTCTGGCCCACCGCCGTCGCCCGCGGTGATGTCTGCCCGATCACGATCGGTGGGGACAGCAATGTGCAGGACGGTGCCGTGCTGCATGGCGATCCCGGACAGCCGGTGACCATCGGCCGTGAGGTGACCATCGGCCATCGGGCCGTGATCCATGGAGCCACGCTCAACGACGGCTGTCTGATCGGCATCGGCGCGATCGTGCTCAATGGCGTCACGGTGGGCGAAGGGGCCCTGGTGGCCGCCGGTTCGGTGGTCACGAAGGACGTGCCTCCCGGCGCTCTGGTGATGGGTGCGCCGGCGCAGGTGAAACGCGAGCTCAGCGCCGAGGCGATCGCCGGCCAGCGTGAGCACGCCCGCCGCTATCGGCTGCTGGCGATGGTGCATGCCGGGCGGGGACACGATCCCGGTTTCTGA
- a CDS encoding photosystem II protein Y: protein MDLRVVLVAAPIVLAASWAVFHIGRAAVGQLQLMLKRARA from the coding sequence ATGGATCTCCGGGTCGTGCTCGTCGCTGCTCCGATCGTGCTGGCGGCGTCCTGGGCCGTGTTCCATATCGGCCGCGCCGCTGTTGGCCAGCTTCAACTGATGCTCAAGCGCGCCCGCGCCTGA
- the trmFO gene encoding FADH(2)-oxidizing methylenetetrahydrofolate--tRNA-(uracil(54)-C(5))-methyltransferase TrmFO, protein MTAELLVIGAGLAGTEAAWQIARAGLRVRLVEMRPVVRSPAHHSAEFAELVCSNSFGALSSDRAAGLLQEELRRLDSLVIGTADSHAVPAGGALAVDRGRYSAALTAALEQHPLVTVERREQTELPPQGQIAVLATGPLTSEPLAEHLRSFTGLDDCHFFDAASPIVEGESIDLNVAFRASRYDKGDADYINCPMDQEQYLAFREALLAAEQAELKDFEQESAHFFEGCLPIEELARRGEDTMRYGPLKPIGLWDPRWGDVNDRDVRRAKRAYAVVQLRQEDKDGRLWNLVGFQTNLKWGEQKRVLRLIPGLENAEFVRFGVMHRNTFLESPRLLDPTLQFRTRPTLLAAGQITGTEGYAAAVAGGWLAGTNAARLARGLEPLVLPRTSMIGALTHFIAEAPCGGAGKRGGFQPMPPNFGLLPELSERIRDKRRRYGAYRDRALADLAAVIRAQDVPPGVAIHTGAALGPLAEPAPLLHTVP, encoded by the coding sequence GTGACCGCTGAACTCCTGGTCATCGGAGCCGGCCTGGCCGGCACGGAAGCCGCCTGGCAGATCGCTCGAGCTGGTCTGCGGGTGCGGCTTGTGGAGATGCGCCCGGTGGTTCGCTCTCCGGCGCACCACAGCGCTGAATTCGCCGAGTTGGTCTGCAGCAACAGCTTCGGTGCCCTGAGCAGTGATCGGGCTGCGGGCCTGCTGCAAGAAGAGCTGCGGCGCCTTGACTCGCTGGTGATCGGCACCGCTGACTCCCATGCCGTTCCCGCCGGCGGAGCCCTGGCCGTCGATCGCGGTCGCTACAGCGCTGCCCTCACCGCCGCCCTCGAGCAGCATCCGCTGGTGACGGTGGAGCGTCGCGAGCAGACCGAACTGCCGCCGCAGGGCCAGATTGCCGTGCTGGCCACCGGTCCGCTCACCAGTGAGCCTCTGGCGGAGCACCTGCGCTCCTTCACCGGTCTGGACGATTGTCATTTCTTCGATGCCGCCAGCCCGATCGTCGAGGGCGAGAGCATCGATCTGAATGTGGCCTTCCGCGCCTCCCGCTACGACAAGGGCGACGCCGACTACATCAACTGCCCCATGGATCAGGAGCAGTACCTCGCCTTCCGCGAGGCGCTGCTGGCCGCCGAGCAGGCCGAACTCAAGGACTTCGAGCAGGAGAGCGCCCATTTCTTCGAGGGCTGCCTGCCGATCGAGGAGCTCGCTCGCCGCGGTGAGGACACGATGCGCTACGGGCCGCTCAAGCCGATCGGCCTCTGGGATCCCCGATGGGGCGATGTCAACGACCGCGACGTGCGCCGTGCGAAGCGCGCCTATGCCGTGGTGCAGCTGCGTCAGGAGGATAAGGACGGCCGGCTGTGGAACCTGGTCGGCTTCCAGACCAACCTCAAGTGGGGGGAGCAGAAGCGGGTGCTGCGTTTGATTCCGGGCCTGGAGAACGCCGAGTTCGTGCGTTTCGGCGTGATGCACCGCAACACCTTTCTGGAGTCACCGCGGCTGCTCGATCCCACCCTGCAGTTCCGCACGCGCCCCACGCTGCTGGCGGCGGGCCAGATCACCGGCACCGAGGGTTACGCGGCGGCGGTGGCCGGTGGCTGGCTGGCGGGCACCAACGCCGCCCGGCTGGCGCGGGGCCTGGAGCCGCTCGTGCTGCCGCGCACCTCGATGATTGGTGCGCTCACCCACTTCATCGCCGAAGCCCCCTGTGGCGGGGCGGGCAAACGGGGCGGCTTCCAGCCGATGCCCCCCAACTTCGGCCTGCTGCCGGAGCTGAGCGAGCGCATCCGCGACAAACGGCGTCGCTACGGCGCCTACCGCGACCGGGCCCTGGCGGATCTGGCGGCTGTGATCCGGGCTCAGGATGTCCCGCCAGGAGTCGCCATCCACACGGGCGCAGCCTTGGGGCCGCTCGCTGAGCCGGCGCCCCTGCTGCACACCGTCCCCTGA